One stretch of Pradoshia sp. D12 DNA includes these proteins:
- a CDS encoding glycoside hydrolase family 73 protein, with protein MKPLKLVFFAMIAIMIFVLWKMSPTEQKTFITNDRMKEIQSIVDDASKGKVQANWQNVAAIAAIEYNIDTVEPYNIEQTTNLFIEKEGNKYKLKNIEEVMDTLKYTDEQKSQVKSYITYLDSFKKGNKSNQYEFIAEIESAAVDNYKEYGILPSITIAQAILESEWGKSGLSQKYNNLFGIKGHNWDGAVASMDTTEFHNQKTKSYFRAYNSIDESIDDHGAFLKENQRYEKHGLFEANTYMEQAQALEDAGYSTAENEKGEKIYSKMLTDIIQQYQLQLIDSNVTSDKL; from the coding sequence ATGAAACCTTTAAAGTTAGTATTCTTCGCAATGATTGCGATTATGATATTTGTTCTTTGGAAAATGTCCCCGACTGAGCAAAAGACTTTTATTACGAATGATCGAATGAAGGAAATCCAGTCAATAGTGGATGACGCAAGTAAAGGTAAAGTCCAGGCCAACTGGCAAAACGTCGCAGCTATTGCAGCTATTGAATATAATATAGACACTGTAGAACCTTATAATATCGAACAAACCACTAATCTGTTTATCGAAAAAGAAGGAAACAAATATAAGCTTAAAAATATTGAAGAAGTAATGGATACTTTAAAATATACAGATGAACAGAAATCTCAGGTGAAATCCTATATAACCTACTTGGATTCATTTAAAAAAGGTAATAAAAGCAATCAATATGAATTTATTGCTGAAATTGAAAGTGCCGCTGTAGATAATTATAAGGAATATGGTATATTGCCTTCCATCACAATTGCGCAGGCTATCCTGGAATCTGAATGGGGGAAATCAGGACTATCTCAGAAGTATAATAACCTATTTGGCATTAAAGGCCATAACTGGGATGGGGCTGTTGCAAGCATGGACACAACGGAATTTCATAATCAAAAAACGAAAAGTTATTTCAGAGCCTATAATTCGATTGATGAGTCAATCGATGATCATGGTGCATTTCTTAAAGAAAATCAACGTTATGAAAAGCATGGCCTTTTTGAGGCTAACACCTATATGGAACAGGCTCAAGCATTGGAAGATGCCGGCTACAGTACGGCTGAGAATGAAAAAGGCGAAAAGATATACAGTAAAATGTTAACTGATATTATTCAGCAATATCAATTACAGCTAATTGATAGCAATGTCACGTCAGATAAATTATAA
- a CDS encoding iron-containing alcohol dehydrogenase, translated as METIRKLQIKKAFIMISVKLYKDAKKHLFSTLEKEGISFQLYICDKGEPSFSQVRKTTHTALSKSCDGVVAIGGGSVIDLAKAVSVFAINSEHTLLTIQQESIIERLPLIVIPTTAGSGSEATKVMVITDDETGIKRNPSHPSFVPDAVILDSYWTKKLPPAISAYTGLDALTHAMEAYVSTKATELTDYYALQAFKKITNALPNVYIKTNNQQAYDDILIGSFYAGIAFSNSSTNLAHATGRALGIKYKIPHGLSVALLHPFVIDFGIEDAEDRYAELAVAIGHNPNESKSALARKILKLIYQYNDQFQIWETGRPYIPMDQMCSSQIKELTALTLCGNGIDTNRRIPTQEDIENIFHQLFQVLNPDLIHQYNRND; from the coding sequence ATGGAGACAATTCGAAAGCTGCAAATCAAGAAAGCTTTTATCATGATTTCAGTAAAGCTTTACAAAGATGCGAAAAAACATCTCTTCTCAACGCTTGAAAAAGAAGGGATATCGTTTCAGCTCTATATTTGCGACAAAGGTGAACCATCCTTTAGTCAGGTGAGAAAAACCACCCATACAGCTCTCTCAAAAAGCTGTGATGGTGTTGTGGCAATCGGTGGTGGCAGTGTGATTGATCTCGCTAAGGCCGTTTCCGTCTTTGCCATTAATTCAGAGCATACTTTACTTACCATCCAGCAAGAATCCATCATTGAACGTCTTCCCTTGATTGTCATACCAACCACAGCTGGTTCAGGATCAGAAGCAACAAAAGTTATGGTCATTACTGACGATGAAACTGGCATTAAACGCAATCCCTCTCATCCAAGTTTTGTACCGGATGCGGTCATTTTAGATTCCTATTGGACCAAGAAATTACCTCCGGCCATCTCCGCATATACAGGATTAGACGCACTTACACATGCAATGGAAGCTTATGTTTCAACAAAAGCAACCGAATTAACAGACTACTATGCTCTTCAAGCCTTCAAGAAAATCACCAACGCCCTTCCAAACGTTTACATAAAAACAAATAACCAACAAGCCTATGATGATATACTTATCGGCAGTTTTTATGCTGGAATAGCATTCTCTAATTCATCAACTAATTTAGCACACGCCACAGGCAGAGCCTTAGGGATAAAATATAAAATCCCCCATGGTTTAAGTGTTGCACTCCTGCATCCATTTGTAATTGACTTCGGAATTGAAGATGCAGAAGACCGTTATGCAGAACTGGCCGTTGCTATTGGACACAACCCCAATGAAAGCAAATCCGCCCTGGCAAGAAAAATACTTAAACTGATCTATCAATATAACGACCAGTTTCAAATTTGGGAGACAGGCAGACCATACATCCCAATGGATCAAATGTGTTCCTCACAGATAAAGGAATTAACGGCGCTCACTCTTTGCGGCAATGGTATTGACACAAACCGCAGGATTCCAACTCAAGAGGATATTGAAAATATTTTCCATCAATTATTTCAAGTATTGAACCCTGATTTGATTCATCAATATAATCGTAATGATTAA
- a CDS encoding thiamine pyrophosphate-binding protein, translated as MAEMSGGEVIAKMLSLENVEKLFGIIDGTYFGFYSNLQNHGIELISPRHETSAAHMAGAYARLTGKLGVCMASNGPGVANILPGLVVEQAEGNRVLVITSARRTGIMYPDRGGTYQCFDQTAVIGQIAKWSEAVPSFDRIPEMLRTALRKCFEGRPGVVHLDIPENILNTKVKCDLSFWRASQYRVTQPPEPNKQQLDETVELLISAKFPVIHAGSGVIHARAFNELEKVAELLQSMITTSWAGRGAISENNRLMLPMVHIEANNKVRNEADVLLVLGSRIGETDWWGKAPYWNNNQKVIQVDLDPSILGANKPTEVSILSDVKIFLEKLYQRLLPFKDQLNYLQREALLSKYLEDKQKHRDKLNEHLNDHATPMNSAHIPAICSDVFPKESPLVIDGGNTAIWTNFYYKVREPGTVISTFKFGMLGAGVGQALGAAAAKPDVPVCCIIGDGAMGFHPQEIETAVRNGLHIIYIVLCDRQWGMVKINQHIAMKPIKTLIKKTLSPEESINTDLGNINFQQLAESMGAHGEYANNPTEFREALERSIRSGICSVIHADVDPVKHMWAPGLKYFKEMHAEPRGK; from the coding sequence ATGGCTGAAATGAGTGGCGGCGAAGTCATTGCAAAAATGTTAAGCCTTGAGAATGTTGAAAAATTATTTGGCATCATTGATGGAACTTATTTTGGATTTTATTCAAACTTACAGAACCATGGTATTGAATTGATTTCTCCACGTCATGAGACTAGCGCAGCCCACATGGCTGGAGCCTATGCCAGATTAACTGGTAAGCTTGGAGTTTGCATGGCCAGCAATGGGCCGGGAGTAGCCAATATCCTTCCTGGACTAGTTGTCGAGCAGGCAGAAGGTAACCGGGTGCTTGTGATTACCAGTGCCAGGCGGACCGGCATCATGTACCCAGACCGTGGAGGTACCTATCAATGCTTTGATCAGACAGCAGTGATTGGCCAGATTGCGAAATGGAGCGAAGCAGTTCCTTCATTCGATAGGATTCCAGAAATGCTCCGCACCGCCTTAAGAAAATGTTTCGAAGGACGCCCAGGAGTCGTTCATCTTGATATACCGGAAAATATTCTCAATACGAAAGTGAAATGTGACCTTTCATTTTGGAGGGCTAGCCAATATCGTGTAACCCAGCCACCTGAACCAAATAAACAACAATTAGATGAAACGGTTGAACTGCTTATATCAGCTAAATTTCCTGTTATTCATGCTGGCAGTGGAGTCATTCATGCACGCGCCTTCAATGAGCTTGAGAAGGTTGCGGAATTATTACAATCGATGATTACAACAAGTTGGGCAGGACGCGGCGCTATTTCAGAGAATAACCGCCTTATGCTACCAATGGTTCATATTGAAGCTAATAACAAGGTTCGCAATGAAGCAGATGTGCTTTTAGTGCTAGGCTCAAGGATAGGAGAAACAGATTGGTGGGGAAAAGCACCTTACTGGAACAATAACCAAAAGGTAATTCAAGTCGATTTAGATCCTTCTATTCTCGGTGCAAATAAGCCAACTGAGGTCAGCATACTCTCAGATGTAAAAATCTTTTTAGAAAAATTATATCAACGACTTCTTCCCTTCAAGGATCAATTGAACTACCTTCAGCGCGAAGCATTGCTATCCAAATACCTTGAAGATAAGCAAAAGCACAGGGATAAGCTTAACGAACATCTAAATGATCATGCCACTCCGATGAACTCAGCTCATATTCCTGCTATATGCAGTGATGTATTTCCAAAAGAATCACCACTTGTTATTGATGGCGGCAATACAGCCATCTGGACAAATTTCTATTATAAGGTTAGAGAACCGGGAACAGTCATTTCGACATTTAAATTCGGGATGCTCGGGGCAGGTGTCGGTCAGGCGCTCGGCGCAGCTGCTGCTAAGCCAGATGTACCTGTCTGCTGCATCATTGGAGATGGAGCAATGGGCTTTCATCCACAAGAGATTGAAACAGCGGTGCGGAATGGCTTGCATATTATCTATATCGTTCTTTGCGACCGTCAATGGGGAATGGTAAAAATTAATCAGCATATAGCCATGAAGCCAATTAAGACCTTAATCAAGAAAACCCTCAGCCCTGAAGAAAGCATTAATACAGACCTGGGCAATATCAATTTTCAACAGTTAGCTGAAAGCATGGGTGCACATGGGGAATATGCCAATAATCCAACTGAATTCCGCGAGGCCCTTGAGCGTTCAATCCGAAGCGGGATTTGTTCGGTTATTCATGCTGATGTAGATCCAGTCAAGCATATGTGGGCACCAGGCTTAAAATATTTTAAAGAAATGCATGCTGAACCAAGGGGTAAATAG
- a CDS encoding bile acid:sodium symporter family protein, translating to MNIDDIQLNFNATSLTIMNILIGFIMFGVALDLKLADFKQSVKNPKPAIIGLCCQFVLLPAFTYLLVLIIQPRPSIALGLFLVAACPGGNLSNFLTYLAKGNTPLSISMSAISTVLAIFMTPFNTLLWGSLYGPTDSLLKSFTISPQDLLVTIFLMLGLPLAIGMYINHKYPEKAQQINKWAKKASIVFFLGFVIVSLAANFKYFIEFIGMVAIIVFIHNLLAIVIGYTTSSLLRLPIADRRAISIEVGIQNSGLGLVLIFNFFDGLGGMAIVAAWWAIWHIISGLTIATYWSKRPPHKETVQESARSVKT from the coding sequence ATGAATATCGATGATATCCAATTAAATTTCAACGCAACTTCACTGACAATTATGAATATCTTAATCGGGTTTATCATGTTTGGGGTCGCTTTGGACTTAAAATTGGCAGATTTTAAGCAAAGTGTTAAAAACCCAAAACCGGCTATAATCGGGCTGTGTTGTCAATTCGTCTTGCTTCCGGCATTTACGTATCTACTCGTTCTTATCATACAGCCAAGACCAAGTATCGCTCTAGGATTATTTTTGGTAGCTGCTTGTCCGGGCGGCAATTTATCTAACTTCTTGACCTACTTAGCTAAAGGTAATACCCCATTATCCATCAGCATGTCGGCTATTTCAACCGTACTGGCTATTTTTATGACTCCCTTTAACACCTTGCTTTGGGGTTCTCTTTATGGACCAACAGATAGTTTGCTCAAATCCTTTACTATCAGTCCGCAAGACTTGCTAGTGACAATCTTTCTAATGCTCGGGTTACCGCTTGCTATCGGGATGTATATCAATCATAAATATCCGGAAAAAGCCCAGCAAATCAACAAATGGGCGAAAAAAGCTTCTATTGTTTTCTTCCTAGGCTTTGTCATCGTTTCACTGGCAGCAAATTTTAAATATTTTATTGAGTTCATTGGGATGGTTGCGATCATTGTATTTATTCATAATTTACTTGCCATAGTCATTGGTTACACCACTTCCTCGCTGTTAAGGCTTCCGATTGCTGATCGTCGGGCCATCTCGATTGAGGTCGGGATCCAAAACTCAGGACTAGGACTTGTTTTGATCTTTAATTTCTTTGACGGACTAGGTGGTATGGCCATAGTAGCTGCCTGGTGGGCAATCTGGCATATTATATCTGGGCTTACCATTGCTACTTATTGGTCAAAGCGGCCACCTCATAAAGAAACCGTCCAAGAATCAGCCAGGAGTGTGAAAACATGA
- a CDS encoding SDR family oxidoreductase: protein MNVLITGAAGYLGSLLVQRLSVAEKNGKPIHIIATDIQEKPIFYSDTTIEYVQLDIRSEDVHKVMATYRIDTVVHLASIVTPGKKSNRELEYSVDVLGTENILKACVSNGVKRLIVSSSGAAYGYHPDNPDWITEDVPIRGNKEFAYSYHKRLVEQLLAQYRQTHPELEQVIFRIGTILGETVNNQITALFEKKALIGISRSDSPFVFIWDHDVACCLERAVTGDVTGIFNIAGDGKLTIDELAYILYKPVIRIPALVVKWALYILKRLSLTQYGEEQVNFLRYRPVLDNTKVKNIFGYTPTYTTREVFEYYLKHNAKMKSQRHQYRIDEKSFN, encoded by the coding sequence ATGAATGTACTCATAACAGGCGCGGCAGGTTATTTAGGAAGCCTTCTTGTCCAACGACTATCTGTGGCAGAAAAAAACGGGAAACCTATTCACATTATCGCTACTGATATTCAAGAAAAGCCTATATTTTATTCCGACACTACCATAGAATATGTACAGCTCGATATCCGCTCAGAGGATGTACATAAGGTTATGGCCACATATCGTATCGATACGGTCGTCCACCTGGCTTCTATCGTTACACCAGGAAAAAAGAGCAACCGTGAACTGGAATATTCCGTTGATGTTCTCGGTACAGAAAATATTCTAAAGGCTTGCGTCAGCAATGGCGTGAAACGTCTTATCGTCTCCTCAAGCGGTGCTGCATATGGCTATCATCCAGACAATCCTGATTGGATTACAGAAGATGTGCCGATTCGGGGCAACAAGGAGTTTGCATATTCCTATCACAAAAGGTTGGTTGAACAGTTATTAGCTCAATATCGTCAAACTCACCCAGAGCTGGAACAGGTCATCTTCCGAATAGGTACCATCCTTGGCGAGACAGTGAACAACCAAATCACCGCACTCTTCGAAAAGAAAGCATTAATCGGCATCTCTCGATCTGATAGCCCATTCGTCTTTATTTGGGATCATGATGTCGCTTGCTGTCTCGAACGGGCCGTTACAGGTGATGTGACAGGAATCTTTAATATTGCTGGTGATGGTAAGCTAACAATCGATGAACTTGCCTATATATTATACAAGCCAGTCATACGGATCCCTGCATTAGTCGTAAAATGGGCTCTTTATATCTTAAAACGATTATCCCTAACTCAATATGGAGAGGAACAGGTTAACTTCCTTCGCTATCGACCTGTTCTTGATAACACTAAAGTGAAAAACATTTTTGGATATACTCCAACTTATACAACAAGAGAAGTATTTGAATACTATCTGAAGCACAATGCTAAAATGAAAAGTCAACGTCATCAGTACCGAATTGATGAAAAATCCTTCAATTAA
- a CDS encoding PH domain-containing protein yields the protein MGILDGLMGNSSTVSKDEVSKSLKEVLFPGEEVQQAYKLIRDMIVFTGNRLILVDIQGMTGKKIEYHSIPYKSITHFSTETAGTFDLDAELKIWLSGADMPITKTFKKGNSIEDVQKLLAYYVCG from the coding sequence ATGGGAATTTTGGATGGGTTAATGGGTAATTCTTCAACAGTAAGTAAGGATGAAGTATCCAAATCTTTAAAAGAAGTATTGTTTCCAGGTGAAGAAGTTCAACAAGCTTACAAGTTAATCAGGGATATGATTGTTTTTACGGGCAACAGACTTATTCTTGTAGACATACAAGGAATGACGGGAAAAAAAATCGAGTATCATTCCATTCCTTACAAAAGTATCACTCATTTCAGTACAGAAACAGCGGGAACATTTGATTTGGATGCTGAGCTTAAAATTTGGTTATCTGGAGCAGACATGCCGATAACTAAGACATTCAAAAAAGGCAATAGTATTGAAGATGTTCAAAAATTGCTTGCGTATTATGTTTGTGGATAA
- a CDS encoding TIGR04104 family putative zinc finger protein yields MPTCQNCGSKWSWNDSFKKLASFRKNMKCNDCGANQYQSMYSRKITSIVVLFPLITIPITVLFNLSLTFVIIIELVLMLVVLLSMPLFLQLTDKEEPLW; encoded by the coding sequence GTGCCAACTTGTCAAAACTGCGGCAGCAAATGGTCATGGAATGATTCATTTAAAAAATTAGCATCATTCCGCAAAAATATGAAATGTAATGATTGTGGAGCTAATCAATACCAAAGCATGTATTCAAGAAAAATCACATCTATTGTAGTATTATTTCCGCTGATAACAATTCCTATTACGGTACTGTTTAATTTATCTTTAACTTTTGTCATAATCATCGAATTAGTGTTGATGCTTGTTGTTTTATTATCAATGCCTCTTTTTTTACAATTGACTGATAAAGAAGAGCCGTTATGGTAA
- a CDS encoding DUF6063 family protein: MNNEIIKKASHVYFTLLKEKVIDETSEHFQTYYEPEVRQTVLLLADESGTYIIESPKRIHLVVQPAGSVFATNFTHMKDKHKQIENKKYFNLMSVILMAFLAMVDKNQAARIRTKREGITYYALERQVNELITNWNRMLKEDPSFGEEQAIDMPDIVTTWVHMVIETDDFGTKKGNRRTRIGLITSAMRLLETEGLIVILDKDDIPKAVPKMELFERIEFLYHDYDRYEQMKELMRTEEQEHAENPSH; the protein is encoded by the coding sequence ATGAATAATGAGATTATAAAAAAAGCTTCGCATGTGTACTTTACTTTATTAAAAGAAAAAGTAATTGATGAAACGAGCGAGCATTTTCAAACCTACTATGAGCCGGAAGTCAGACAAACTGTCCTATTACTAGCAGATGAATCCGGAACCTATATTATAGAATCGCCTAAACGTATCCATTTAGTTGTACAGCCGGCAGGGTCAGTCTTTGCGACTAATTTTACCCATATGAAGGATAAGCATAAACAAATAGAAAATAAGAAGTATTTTAATTTAATGAGTGTCATCCTAATGGCTTTTTTGGCTATGGTGGATAAGAATCAGGCAGCCAGAATTCGGACAAAGCGTGAAGGGATAACCTATTATGCATTGGAACGCCAGGTTAATGAACTGATTACAAACTGGAATCGAATGTTAAAGGAGGACCCATCCTTTGGCGAGGAACAAGCCATTGATATGCCGGATATCGTGACTACATGGGTCCATATGGTCATAGAAACGGATGATTTCGGTACAAAGAAAGGGAACAGGCGCACGCGTATCGGACTGATTACGAGCGCTATGAGACTGCTCGAAACTGAAGGGCTGATTGTGATTTTGGACAAAGATGATATACCAAAAGCTGTTCCTAAAATGGAGTTATTTGAACGGATTGAATTCCTTTACCATGATTATGACCGTTATGAACAAATGAAGGAACTTATGAGAACGGAGGAACAGGAGCATGCCGAAAATCCATCGCATTAG
- a CDS encoding Wadjet anti-phage system protein JetD domain-containing protein — translation MAVINKVEVRVRQFIEDIQHPQQKKKLNVNVLESQLRIHIEDYFDMDGYTLFHDVIERLVEENILIPILNKQTNGRHPALPLFYWVNIKKEITKWDRLEMLKLNDRFDFSYYENHPEWQTEDEWFRVKNLYSFLKSSQDRQIVSLEERSLELFGHEKFLTDSDLFPEGKGFLQRIGVSMEELKSMKFGEPFVFWLKPGVQIADIKRVLIVENLSFFHTCVQLLEEEILDYEPELIIYGEGKKIERSFSFFFKLFPKDSSYLFYYVGDLDAEGYSICMRLIDKYQECTIQPALKIYRKMLDCMDQANSETGQVRNEIHRERFFSWFTEEEQNSLNELWATKNRIPQEVLTIETWRRWM, via the coding sequence GTGGCAGTTATTAATAAGGTTGAAGTTAGAGTTAGACAATTTATAGAGGATATACAGCATCCTCAGCAAAAGAAAAAATTAAATGTAAATGTCTTGGAAAGCCAATTAAGAATACATATAGAAGACTATTTTGATATGGATGGGTATACATTGTTTCACGATGTTATCGAAAGACTCGTTGAAGAAAATATTCTTATACCGATACTAAATAAACAAACAAATGGCCGGCATCCAGCCTTGCCATTATTTTATTGGGTTAATATCAAAAAAGAAATCACTAAATGGGATCGTCTTGAGATGCTTAAGCTGAATGATCGATTTGATTTTTCTTATTATGAAAACCATCCGGAATGGCAAACGGAAGATGAATGGTTCAGGGTGAAAAATCTTTATTCGTTTCTAAAATCAAGTCAGGATAGACAAATTGTTTCGCTGGAAGAGCGGAGCCTTGAGCTTTTCGGGCATGAAAAATTTCTGACTGACTCTGATCTATTCCCTGAGGGAAAGGGATTTCTACAAAGAATTGGCGTTTCGATGGAAGAATTAAAAAGTATGAAGTTTGGAGAACCGTTTGTATTTTGGTTAAAGCCGGGTGTTCAGATAGCGGATATTAAACGAGTATTAATAGTAGAAAATCTATCATTCTTCCATACTTGCGTTCAATTGCTGGAAGAAGAAATATTAGATTACGAACCGGAACTGATTATTTATGGTGAAGGTAAAAAGATAGAAAGGAGCTTCTCCTTCTTCTTTAAACTTTTCCCGAAGGATTCCTCCTATTTATTTTATTATGTAGGTGACTTAGATGCAGAGGGCTACAGCATTTGTATGAGATTGATAGATAAATATCAAGAATGCACCATTCAGCCTGCTTTAAAAATCTACCGCAAAATGCTTGACTGCATGGATCAGGCAAATTCGGAGACAGGACAGGTACGTAATGAAATACACAGGGAACGATTCTTTTCCTGGTTCACGGAAGAGGAGCAAAACAGCTTAAATGAATTATGGGCTACCAAAAACCGAATTCCGCAAGAGGTTTTAACGATTGAAACGTGGAGGAGATGGATGTGA